Proteins encoded by one window of Dermochelys coriacea isolate rDerCor1 chromosome 13, rDerCor1.pri.v4, whole genome shotgun sequence:
- the LOC119841932 gene encoding microtubule cross-linking factor 1-like — MSPRSLSLAGRARPSHRPSAWPGPLQPRSGTGSPPGAVTQPFTGPSMAKPTPRSSRRLARGARSLSSRLPGARSGAASERKGFNPRPVNFELNQLLNFPPVLRAPQESWEKLGECERLHLQRATCGS, encoded by the exons ATGTCGCCACGTTCGCTTTCCCTGGCGGGGAGGGCGCGTCCCAGCCACCGGCCTAGCGCCTGGCCCGGCCCGTTACAGCCACGGTCAGGGACGGGCTCGCCCCCGGGTGCGGTCACCCAACCCTTCACAGGCCCCTCAATGGCAAAACCCACCCCCCGCTCTTCTCGCCGCCTCGCGCGGGGCGCCCGGTCGCTGTCCTCGCGGCTCCCGGGGGCGCGTTCCGGGGCGGCGAGTGAGAGGAAGGGTTTTAACCCCCGGCCTGTCAACTTCGAGTTGAACCAGTTGCTTAATTTCCCACCAGTTCTTCGGGCACCGCAGGAGTCTTG GGAAAAGCTTGGAGAATGTGAGCGACTCCACCTCCAAAGGGCAA CATGCGGCTCATGA
- the LOC119841931 gene encoding ER degradation-enhancing alpha-mannosidase-like protein 2 — MLRSCYLLCCLWALHLPGAGAGAAARGIDPAHYRERVKSMFYHAYNSYLENAFPYDELRPLTCDGQDTWGSFSLTLIDALDTLLILGNVSEFQRVVNVLQEGVDFDIDVNASVFETNIRVVGGLLSAHLLSKKAGVEVEAGWPCSGPLLRMAEEAARKLLPAFQTPTGMPYGTVNLLHGVNPGETPVTCTAGIGTFIVEFATLSHLTGDLVFEDVARKAIKALWKNRSDIGLVGNHIDVVTAKWVAQDAGIGAGVDSYFEYLVKGAILLHDEELMSMFLEYNKAIKNYTKFDDWYLWVQMYKGTVSMPVFQSLEAYWPGLQSLMGDINNAMRTFLNYYTVWKQFGGLPEFYNIPQGYTVEKREGYPLRPELIESAMYLYRATRDPTLLELGRDAVESIEKISKVECGFATIKDLRDHRLDNRMESFFLAETVKYLYLLFDPDNFIHNDGSAFDVVPMPYGECILGAGGYVFNTEAHPIDPAALHCCRKQKEEQWEVEDLMRAFYFLKKSKKSTFKRTADHSGRESQTASADTSSESSRVEMNPEKNTKRRIPLLSCPNQPFTSKLSVLGQVFLDNT; from the exons ATGCTCCGCTCCTGCTACCTGCTGTGCTGCCTCTGGGCCCTGCACCTGCCGGGCgccggggcgggggcggcggcCCGCGGGATAGACCCCGCCCACTACCG GGAGCGAGTCAAGTCCATGTTCTACCACGCCTACAACAGCTACTTGGAAAACGCTTTTCCCTACGACGAACTGCGGCCTCTGACGTGTGATGGACAGGACACCTGGGGAAG TTTTTCTCTCACGTTGATTGATGCTTTGGACACTCTACTA ATTttgggaaatgtttcagagttcCAGAGGGTTGTCAATgtgctgcaggagggggtggatTTTGATATTGACGTAAATGCGTCTGTCTTTGAAACAAACATCCGAG TGGTAGGTGGTCTCCTGTCTGCTCACTTGCTGTCTAAGAAGGCTGGTGTTGAAGTGGAAGCAGGATGGCCATGCTCAGGGCCTCTTCTGAGGATGGCAGAAGAAGCTGCTCGTAAACTCCTACCAG CTTTTCAGACCCCAACTGGGATGCCATATGGGACAGTGAACTTGCTGCATGGAGTAAACCCTGGAGAGACCCCGGTTACCTGTACTGCTGGTATTGGAACATTCATAGTGGAATTTGCCACATTAAGCCATCTTACAGGTGACCTAGTGTTTGAGGATGTGGCCAGAAAAGCCATTAAGGCCCTGTGGAAAAATCGCTCGGATATTGGATTG GTGGGTAACCACATTGATGTGGTAACTGCCAAATGGGTAGCCCAAGATGCTGGCATTGGGGCAGGGGTAGATTCCTACTTTGAATACCTTGTTAAAGGAGCCATTCTGCTGCATGATGAAGAGCTGATGTCCATGTTCCTAG AATATAACAAAGCCATTAAGAACTACACAAAATTTGACGATTGGTACCTGTGGGTTCAGATGTACAAAGGGACAGTGTCCATGCCTGTCTTTCAGTCCCTAGAGGCCTACTGGCCAGGCTTACAG agccTGATGGGGGACATCAATAACGCCATGCGAACATTCCTCAATTATTACACTGTTTGGAAACAGTTTGGTGGGCTGCCTGAGTTTTACAACATTCCCCAGGGCTATACAGTGGAGAAGCGAGAAGGATACCCACTCAGACCTG AGCTGATCGAGAGTGCCATGTATCTGTACCGTGCCACACGAGATCCCACCCTCTTAGAACTGGGGAGAGATGCTGTGGAGTCCATAGAGAAAATCAGTAAGGTGGAGTGTGGATTTGCAACA ATCAAAGACCTGAGGGATCACCGACTGGATAATCGCATGGAATCCTTCTTCTTGGCTGAAACAGTGAAATACTTGTATCTGCTGTTTGACCCAGATAACTTCATTCACAACGATGGGTCAGCTTTTGATGTGGTGCCCATGCCTTATGGGGAATGCATCCTTGGTGCTGGTGGATATGTCTTCAATACTGAAGCTCACCCCATAGACCCTGCTGCCCTGCACTGTTGTAGGAAACAGAAGGAAGAGCAATGGGAAGTGGAAGACTTAATGAGAGCATTTTACTTTCTGAAGAAAAGCAAAAAGTCCACGTTCAAGAGAACTGCAGACCATAGTGGGAGGGAAAGCCAGACAGCCTCTGCAGATACTTCCTCAGAGAGCAGCAGGGTGGAAATGAACCCGGAGAAGAACACCAAAAGGAGAATCCCTCTCCTGAGCTGCCCTAATCAGCCCTTTACCTCCAAACTTTCAGTTTTGGGACAGGTCTTTCTAGACAACACGTGA